The genomic window TATACAGggtaatttttataagaaggtcatgcttttggAGGATGATAGGGgacgtaaaaaaataacttttgatataagacactatgggtcgaaaatgcctcagaagcaaaataaagggggttaaagtttttaaaaaaattaagaaatcaatttttagttttttgactgtttaagatatcggtgtcaaattttctcaataaagctacctaataaagatgctttaaatgtaaaaagtaaatgttttagtttcaaccagtggcgtagatcagataggcattagagtaattttttaataaaaaaaaatagtgcgccactgataatcaaaaattttaagaatccttggtttatttaacagaaaaaaaggtatcctgcatctttttcccaaaagacaccattttatcagaatttaaaaataaataactttaataaaaactaaggaaacaaaattattggataacggtaaaaaatactaaataataaataataataattaataattaatttaaagggtGCTCAAAGTGGTCGCCATTTTGTTCGATATATAGCCTGCagcgtaatgttaaattgtcgtgaattttctgaataacttcacccctatctttaatttcgCCTGCAGCTACTGCAATGCGAGCCAAAAGATCATGTTCATCCGGCACAGGTGTAGAATAAATAAGTTGGtccaaatgaccccacaaataaaaatcacaggGATTTAAATCGGGGGAGCGCGCTGGCCAAGCCACTGGGCCTCCCCTCCCAATCCAACGTCTACGATATCTttgcaaagtatatagatttcaacttttCAAAGTTAGACTGTGATCTTTGGTTCAAATATTCCCTGACAACGCGACCATAGTGTGCCGGACAAGCATCATGTTGAAGCCACATTATTTGCCGAACATCCAATGGCACATCTTGTAAAAGTTCAGGCAGTACATCtcgaagaaaaatcaaataattccaATGCAATGAGACGTCTTGGCAAAATGTACGGATCAATCAAGTTCTCCCCTATAatgcctgcccaaacattcacagagAATTTTTGTTGGTAGCTACGGATAAATTTAGCATGAGGGTTTTCATTAGCCCAGACATGATTGTTTCTTGGGTTGAAATGTCCCTCTCGGCAAAACGTTGattcgtcactaaacaaaataGCTTGGCGAATGTCTGGGTGTTCAGCCTCTTATTGAAGATACCAAGTGGCAAACGCGAACCTATTAGCATAGTCTTGGGGCAACAGATGCtgaaccttttgttttttaaatggataaagGTGGTTATCATGCAAAACTTTCCAAACCAACGTTTGGCTTATCCTCAGATGATCAGCAATTTTTCTGGTACTTGTATTTGGATCCTCTTCAATATTGTGAAGTATTTCCTCCTCAACATTATCACGAATAGGTCTTGCACGAACTCTTATGCCTGGgttcacctaaaacaaaaagtacatgttaattttttgtttttattttttttaagtaggtactTACTTGTAATTGTCCTCTCTCACGTAGACTCCTGTCgaccttaagaaaaaatcttctCTCTGGGACCATTCGATTGGGAAAACGTTCAGCATAAATCGCGCGAGCCAATACAGCATTTCCTCTGGATTCACCAAGGGTtaaatgcatatctgccaattcattccacgtaaatcgctccataacatttaaaataaagcaaCGGCAGAACAACtaccttatttaaattaatcaggaAGATGACGTTATAACAAAGTTTTGATTCGTATGTCAAAGATATCCTAGCAACCGTCAAAgctattagttattttgttatcatGTCCCTCTCTGCAATTTGCGTGGCATTGAGTTAGCGGATATGCACACTCGGCGAATCCGATGAGTTCGTGCGAGACCaaatacaagtacccgaaaaattgcTGGACACCAACTTtatccaattaaaaaacaaaaggttcTGCATCTGTTGACCCATCTTCAACAAAGGGCTAAACACCCAGACATTTGCCAAGCTTTTGGTTGTGGTGGCCTGCATGGTTTCTTAGCCAGCGAGATCCCCTAATTGAAATCCTTGTAATCTTATTTGTGGGATCAGTTTTATCTACTTATTTACTTGACACCAGTTAAAGAATCATGTGGCTCGCATTGCCAGTAGCTGCAGGcgaaattaaagataggggtgaagttatttagaaaattcacgacaatttaacattacgctgcaggctctgtatccaacaaaatggcggccactttgagcaccttttaaattaattattaattattattatttattatttagtattttttaacgttatccaatatttttttttccctagtttttattaaagttatttatttttaaattctgataaaatggtgccttttgggaaaaagatgcaggatacCTTTTTTTATGTATGGCATATCAGTgggagaaaatatgaaaaaacctCCGAAACAagcaattttgtaaaaaaagtatgggaaatttaattatttttactactCCCATTAAGCCCAAAGCTAAACGTAtttcacacattttttttcaaaaattaaccatcaaagaaattattgccatttttttattttttacccaaaattagtaggaaaacttaatatttttcaaaagttgcCCATAGAAAAGcctagaaaaaacaaaaactgatcATTTCCATAAcatcattttacaaaaaatgaaaCGCTGGAAAccatgtaattaaaaaaaaaagtattttagcaaaaataaataaaataataaataataaataaaaaaataaattaaaaaattgtaaagagcaaacattttattaaaatatattgaatttgTATTTAACTGGAacataaatttgattaaattgtttttttttttaagaaatagatATATATAAGATAAATTGACTTAataacaaagaaattaaataattgtccTTATTTATCAGAATATATAACTTCTTCAACGACATTTTcgatggaaaaaaaatataaaagcacAATTAAAAACACCCAAATATAACagtgacaaaaaaatatacaattaattgTGATAGAATTTGATaactcttaaataaatttactgctTAAATACATCAAATCCGGCCTTACCAAAAATTCGTTATTTtggctatttttaaatttctgaggTTTAATtagaagttaattttaaaatatcaattacacgaattaaaaaacttacacaATAACGAAGTTACtgttttctttcttattttatttataggcATTCGCCCAGGGACTGGATTGAGGAGGACGAGCTTGACGAGTTTGGCCAGAATAAAGGACATCTTAGTCCAAGAATGCAGCTTAATGACAACATTTGGGTCGAAATGTGGGAAAATGCCAGACCTGTTCCGGCTAGCAGACAAAAAAGGCTGTTCGATGATACCCGGGAAGCTGAGaaagttttacaatttttggGTAAGTTTACTGAAGACAACGTTACGTACCATTAACGTCTTCTAATAAATCCTGTTTTGTGGCCAACTTCAAATCCTATATTTACGGTTTTTCATACgctcgtatttaaaaaaattaaactctacTATTTCACATTTTGCATTCTCCATAGGTTATGCCCCAACGACACTAAAACGTaatgtctaaaaaaatattttttgtgtcaaggttttccttattttattctgcaaattgttataatttgtgTTTGTATCTCTTACCTTTTCTGAATTCTAATGGTAAGTTCCCTATTGGAATCAGGAAAACAATAAGAGGCACTTGTGCAATTTGATACTTACCAACGACAAAATGCTtatctaaaatgttttaatgtggcaaatttaaattaccttCGGAGATATCCGACAATTTtagtaacttaaaaaatatatgatatacCTATTTTTTTCCACACATAACTTTTGCTGTATATTTGCATCTATCTTAGTcattctattataaaaaatatgaaagtatGTGATCtcacttttcaatatttttggaaaaaacaaattcttaCACCTGACGGGACTTTTCGAATAGATAAACATAAAACTGTCAGTACTTGGAAATGTAATTTcctcatttttgaaaaatattaagacCTGTAAATAGGAGTAGTAGGATCGATAAACGTTAATAATTACGGCttaatatgtaaataatatatacacgACGGTGCCGAAATACACATGTAATAACATGGAACGTAACTTCAAAACCTTAAGTTAATCAGAGAACAATGTTTTACTGATTTTCCGACTCTTCACTTGCTTGCCATTAAGAAGGGAAATGCAATACGCCACACTTCCAGATTCAGTTTCTCCAATTTGGTTTCCATTCTAGTTAGTAGTTAATACTCCCTAGCTAATACTCCCTATTAGCAGAAACACACATAGTTCACCTATTGATTTCTACAATCAAGATCTCATTTTGCCGGACGTGTATagtaaaatgtatataaaatttgtttttacacTACCATGTGTAAAGTATTCACTTTCCATGATATACAAATTTAACCTTTTTAATGCATAAAGTAAACCTGACATTAATTTGGCATTTAATTTGGAAGTTGTTAAATCAGTATAGTAGCTCTAGAGGAAAAGGTTATATTATGCGTCAGATAATAcatacgtttaaaaaattttgtcaaattatttGGTCTTAAAAGAAAGATGATTTGGAAAAACGGAAGGATAATTTTTTCATGTTGTCCGATTTGCATGCAAAAACTCCCGAGTTCAATATCGCTCAATACACTACTGAGCGGTTATGAAGCAATAATGTAATACATGTATATATACTTTTgataaatctaatttttctttttttttaattcattttcaaaaataagtctgctaatttaatatgtaataataaaacaactttattaaGACCTTAATTTAAACTTCTTTGTTCCGCCCCATAAGCGTACTTGAAAGTAAATCAGATACCAATAGAACCAATTTGGTTTTCGGGAGGGGTTAAGCACAACCTATGCAACTctagaatttacaaaaaaaaagtgacaaattgTCTTGATACTAGAACCAACTGTTTAGCAGTTTTCCTAGACCTCGCCAAAGCGTTCGATAGCTTCAACACTTCTGAATGTTCTAAATTCCAATGGGGTACGTGGGATCGCCTTGGAAGTGGATATTATACGGATGGTCAAGATTGATAAAACTCAAAGTCATCCTGTTAAAATTCAGATTGGTGTTCCTCAAGGTACCATATTTCTCCAGttctttatattctttaaattttatttatttaatattgggtAGCATATCTTTTACTTTCAATCACTGcttcacatatttttttcatttattttaaaagtttttcaataTAGTCTTGAGAAATTAATTTCCATTCCACGTTTTGAGTTTCTTCATAGAATTATTTTACATTAGGGAGATTTTTTTTGATGGATTCTTCAATCGATTTCATTCCGCAAATTCTCGATTGGGTAGAGATCTGGGCTTTGGGCTGGAAAAACCATCACGTCAACTTTATTGGACCTTAACCAACTTTTAACTTGTTTTGATGTGTGTTTTCAGAGCAATCTCAAACCAAATGATATTACCACCACCGTGTgttattgtatatattttgaaataaatattttattctgtcACGATATTGGAATTGTCGAGAATACCGGCTAATTATCCACCAATCCGGAATAACACAAGCCATACGACGTCTCTAGGTCAGCAAATCTCCGGAAccatggtcagccgagtatataaagaGCCGCGTCGCcgctaatatatatatatatatatatatatatataaatattaaatattagtaaataaatatttctagtagttgTAAGTGATTGTGTTTAGTATTTTGAGTcggtaaataaatcagttgactatttttgtgcatcgaatattttaattcacaccttaaCGAATGGTAAAAACGATACGTTTTGCTGGTCTGCCTACCCAGCAAATGCCATCTGATCTAAACAGTTTAAAATGACTTTCATCTTAATACActactgttttttaattttcgtatAAACCAGCATCTTGTCTTCGTTTTATAGTGCTTACCCATATTGAAACATGTCACAACGGTTGTTTAACTTTAGAAGCACTAATGAATGAATCTTGCACAACCAATCTCTTGGTATTTCTATTCAGCACACtatcagtttttcttttttttgctacttCTTGGAACTCTTTCCAAGGTAcccgttttttaaaatttaaaaat from Anthonomus grandis grandis chromosome 13, icAntGran1.3, whole genome shotgun sequence includes these protein-coding regions:
- the LOC126743487 gene encoding uncharacterized protein LOC126743487, encoding MERFTWNELADMHLTLGESRGNAVLARAIYAERFPNRMVPERRFFLKVDRSLRERGQLQVNPGIRVRARPIRDNVEEEILHNIEEDPNTSTRKIADHLRISQTLVWKVLHDNHLYPFKKQKVQHLLPQDYANRFAFATWYLQ